The window CACCGTCGGGTCGGACGTCGACGGACTCGCGACCCGTCACGGACCGTTATACAGGACGTATCAGCGGGTTACGCGCCGCGATACGGCTGCTCACCAGTGCATCCCCACGATGCTGCGTCAGCTGTAGCTATGTATATCGTGAATAGCTTAATAAGTAACTGATTTATGCAGAGTTTGCAACCGGCCCCGCGCCGGTTGCAGATTCTGCGAAAGATATGCAGTCAGTGCGAGATATGGCAGCGGCTTTCAGGGATATTAACCGGTTAAAAACCACTGTACAGGGGTCGATAGTCACGGTATCGGAGGTCTATCCCGGCGGGTCGTGACGCTCAAAGTCACGTTCATGGGTCGGGTAAATTACGAGATACTGCCTCCCGTGGTATGTGGTCTCACGCGACGAGGTCAGTCAATCCAGCCGTTAACCCGACCGTCGGGGCGTATCCGAGGCGGTCTCTCGCCTTCGAGATGTCCGCCCGACTGGCGGTGACGTCGTCCGTACCGTCGGACACGCTGAGGAGGTCGCCGGGCGCACCCGTCAGGTCGCAGACGAGGCGCGCGAGGTCGAGGAGCGTCGTGCTCCGCCCGGTGCCGACGTTGAACGCCTCACCGACGGCGTCGGTGGTCGCCGCCAGTAGCGTCGCCGCGACCACGTCGCTGACGTGGACGAAGTCGCGGACCTGCGACCCGTCGCCCGCCACGGTCAGCGGCTGGCCGGCGCAGGCCTGTTCGAGGAACGTCGTGATGACGCTGCTGTACTCGGCACACGCCTGCCGCGGGCCGTAGACGTTGAAGTAGCGCAGCACGACCGTCTCCAGACCGTAGCGCTCGTAGTACCGCCGGGCCGCGCAGTCGACGGCGCACTTCTCGGCCCCGTAGGCCGACAGCGGCGAGAGGGGGGCCTCCTCGCAGACCGGGAGAGCCTCCGGGTCGCCGTACACCGCGGTGCTGGAGGCGACGACGACGCGGGCGTCCTCCTCGCGGGCGCGCTCGAACAGATCCAGCGTCGCCCGGTCGAGGGCGCACGGCCCGTCGGCGGGGGTGTCGGCGGCCCCGCTGGCCGCGAGGTGGAACACCACGTCGACGCCGCCCATCGCGCGAGCGAGGGTGTCGCCGTCACAGAGGCTCCCCTCGATGAACGTCGCGTCCGGGTGGAGGTACTCGCGTCGTCCCCGGGAGAGGTCGTCGACCACGCGCACCTCGCAGTCCGCGGCGAGCGCCTCGACCAGGTGGCTCCCGATGAACCCGGCGCCGCCGGTGACGAGCACCGTCCGTCCCCGGAGAGCAGCGGTTCCCATGCTGTCGTCCCTAGAGCGATACTGGAGGCTTTGTTATGTGTCTACTACTCGTGAGGTTCGTGCGACAGGACGCCCGCCGGAAGGCCGGGGGCGAGCGGCGACGACGACCCGCGCAGCACAGGAGGGACCGCCCCTGACCCGAATTAGGACGGTTATTACAACAGTCCTGTGGGACCGAACGAGGAGCATGCAACCCTCGACGCAGGCGGCGGACGCGACCCGCGATGCGGACGGTTCCCTTCGGTTCCGTCACGAACGCATCGACGACAACCCGCCGTCGGGCCAGCTCAGCCAGTGTCTCACGACCGACCTGACGGGCAACGGCCGCCCCGACATCATCGTGACGACGCTCGGTGCCCGACCCGAGTTCTCCGTCGCCGGCAAGAGCATCAAGCCCCGCAGCATGCCGTGGTTCAACCGCCTCTACGCCCAACTCGAGACCAACGTCTTCTGGTACGAGAACCCCGGCTGGGAGCGCCACACCCTCGCCAGCGAGAAGAACCTCCACCTCAGCATCGGTGCCGACCTCTACGACCTCGACGGCGACGGCCGACTCGACCTCATCGCCGGCCAGAGCTACCAGGCCAACGATATCTACTGGTTCCGCCAGCCCGAGGACCCCCGCGACCCGTGGGAGAAACACGTCGTCTCCAGTCGCTTTCAGAAGTACCACGACCTGACGATGGGCGACGTGGACAACGACGGCGAACCCGAACTCGTCGGCCTCTCGCAGGAGGCCGAGACGGTGTTCTACTACGACCTGCCCGCGGACCCGACGGTCCAGCCGTGGCCCGACGAGCACTGTCACGTCATCGACGAGGGCATCTCGCTAGAGGGGATGTGGGTCGGCGACGTCGACGGCGACGGCCTGAACGAACTCGTCGCCGGGCCGCACATCTACCGCCTGCGCGACGGCGAGTGGGACCGCGAGGACATCGCGAGCGGGTGGGACTACACCCGCGTGGCGGTGGCCGACATCGACGGCGACGACGAACCCGAGATCGTCCTCAGCGAGGGTGACTCGCCGCTGTTCGGCACCCACCTCGGTCGCGTCGCGTGGTTCGACGGACCCGACTGGAAGATGCACCTCCTGCAGGACGACCTCTACTGCCCGCACAGCCTCCAGACCGCCGACTTCACGGGCGACGGTACGCTCGACATCTACGTCGGCGAGATGGGCCACCGCGACAACGACAGCCCCCGCGGGTTCGTCCACGTCAATCAGGGCGACGGCACCTTCGAGCAGTACTGCATCTCCGAGGGCATCGGCGTCCACGAGGCCAAGGCCGTGGACATGAACGACGACGGGCGGACGGACATCGTCTCGAAGTCCTACGGTCCCGCCCACCACGTCGACGTCTGGTACAACGGCTCGTACTGACCCCGCATCCCCCGCACCACAACCGTTACGCCCTCGGTGGCCGACCGGTCGTCCAATGAGCGTACCCCGCGGGGCGACGGTCCCGGGCGAGGCCGGCGGCGGCGACCCGGTCGCCCCCCGCGGGGCACTCGCCATCGTCGTCGCCATCGTCTTCGTCGACCTGCTGGGGTTCGGCATCGTCATCCCCATCCTCCCGTTCTACGTCCGCAGTTTCGCCGTCAGCGACGTGTTCATCGGCCTGCTGGCGGCCTCCTACTCGGTCATGCAGTTCCTCTCCGCGCCGTACCTCGGGCGCCTCTCGGACAGTCGGGGGCGCCGTCCCGTCCTCGTCCTCTCGCTGGCGGGCAACACCGCGGCGTGGGCCGTCTTCGGCCTCGCGGGCGAACTGGGCGACTCGTTCGGGCTGGGCGTCGGCGTCGGAACCCTCTTCGCGGCGCGGATGCTCGCGGGCGCGATGGGCGGGAACATCGCCACCGCGCAGGCGTACATCGCCGACGTGACGCCCCGCGAACGCCGGGCGGGCGCGCTCGGCCTCATCGGCGCGTCGTTCTCGCTGGGGTTCATCTTCGGCCCGGCGCTGGGCGGTCTGCTCGCGAGCGACCCCACCGTGGCCGTCGCGAGCGACATCCTCCCTGCAGTCGTCCCCGCCAACCGCTTCTCGCTGCCGAGTTTTGGGGCGGCGTTTCTCAGCCTGCTCGCACTCCTCGGCGCGTTGTTCTTCCTGCCCGAACCCGACCGGACGCGGACGAGTCGGCGCACGACCCTCGTGGGCCAGTTCCGCGAGGCGCTGGCCGACGACGACCTGCGGGGACTGGTCGTCGCCTTCTTCCTCGTCTCGGTGGCCTTCTCGGGCATCCAGGTCATGTTCATCCCCTTCGCGGCGGACGTCTACGGCTACGACGCGGCGCAGACGGCGCTCTTGCTCACGTACATCGGCGTCCTCGGCGTCGTCAACCAGGGCGTCCTCGTCGGCCGTCTCGCCCGGCGCTACGACGAGGCGTTGCTGGCCATCGTCGGCGCGAGCGTCCTCGTCGTCGCCCTCGGGAGCCTCCCGTTCTCCCCGAACCTGGGGAGCGTCCTGCCCGCGCTCGCAGGCCTCGAGGGAGCGGTGGTGGCGCTGCTGGGCGTGCTGGCGCTGCTCTCGTTCGGCAACAGCCTCCTGACCGTCTCGCTGACCACGCTCGTCTCGAAGCGCGCCAGCGCGGAGGGACAGGGCACCGCCTTCGGCGTCACGCAGGGCGCGGGGAGCCTCGGACGGACCGTCGGCCCGCCCGCGATGGCCGCGCTGTACGCGCTGGCGGCCTACTGGTCGCCGTTCGTCGCCGGTGCGCTCCTCGTCGTCCCCATCGTCGCCCTGCTCGTCGGCGGCGCGCGGGCACGGGGACTCCTTGACCCGACCTGACCCGGCTGATTCGCGGGTCGGTCGTGTACAGCGGGTGCACGACTGCACAGTACTTACGATCATCTGTCACGTCTTCCCCCTGCGGTGGTCGCCGCAGTGTCGGAGTCACGGGCGAGAGATGTGTGGACGGGTGGTCACCACGGCGGGTGCGTGTGTGTCAGAGGCGCACGACCGGGCGACCGAGTACGGGCCGCAGAAGAGAGAGGGGACGCCCCCATCGAGGGCGGAGTCAGAGGTAGCCGAGGAAGAAGGCCACCGCCGCGCCGGCGGCGAGGAAGCCGCCGTACAGCAGGAGGTTCATCCGGATGAGCGAGAGCGCCGCGCCGAGGCTGTCGTCGCGCGTGACGTTCGCCCCGCTATTCGCCGAGACGCGGCGGTGGAGGACGACGTGGGCGGCGACGTACGCGACGGCCACCAGCGCGAAGACGCCGAGCGTTCCGAGGACGACGGTCCCCATCTCGAGGACGACGCCCACGACCAGCGCGATGACCGCCACCGCGAACGCGGCGTTCATGCCGACGGTCAACCGGCGGGCGGTCGCGATGTCCGAGTTCGACATACCTGAGCGTGGCAGAACGCCGAACATAACGGTTTTCGTTCGCGTGTGGCCGTGGGACGCGCTGTCGAACCGCTGGCTCGCGCGAGTGAGGACACCGCCGCGAACGGAGGTTGGAGCGCCCACGGACGAAGGGTCGGGGGCCCGCGGCAGGTCGAAGGAGGTGGCCGGGGGATCCGAAGCGGGGGCCACCGGGAGGGCCGAAGGGGGACGGATGACAGCGAGTGACTCTATCACACGGAGTGTCATAATCGCGCCGGAGCGTCAAACGGACGTTTCAGTCACTCAGCGCCACTCGTCGGTGTCGACGAGGCAGTCGTCGGAGACGGTGAGCCAGCGCGAGGCCAGCGCCAGCCCCGTCGCGTCCGACTCGCAGATGGTGATGAGGGAGGGGTCGTCGGGGTCTTCCATCTGGACGAGGCCCGCCGGGACCAGGAGGTGTTCGGCGCTCATCGCTCGTCGCCCCCCTCGCTCAGCGGGCCGTCCTCGGCGAACTCGACGCAGGTGCGGAGCTCTGCGCCGATGATGGCCGCGCGGTTGGAGAACTCGGCGGCGTCGCCGTCGGTGATGACGCCGTCGGACCACAGGTCGTCGATGACGTCGTGGAGGTCGGTCGTGGTTCGGTCGACGGCCGCCAGCACGTCGGTCGGGTCCTCGCTCATGGGTACAGAACAGGGTAGAACACTGCTACGGATGCCGATTACAGGTACAGGCGTTCCGGCTCTGAGAGGGAGCGGCTAGGTGTGTAGTCCTGTCCACACGTTCGCGTACTTCGTCGCGTAGAGAGTTTCACGGGATCAAATGCGTGCGGTCGCGAGAGCGAGTACCGTCCGTCAGTCGGCGGTGGTCGGGGTCCCGGCGGCGACCCCGTCGGTTCCAGTGTCGGTGGTGGTGGGCCTGACCCGCGAGAGGCGCATCGCGTTGCCGGTCACGAGCAGGGTCATCCCGGCGTCGCCCAGCAGGACGGCCGCCCAGATGGGGACGTAGCCGAACGGGACGGCGAGCGCGAGTGCGGCCTTCGCGCCGAGGCTGACCCAGACGTTCTGCCGGATGACGCCGTTAGCCCGCGACGAGAGGTCGTAGAGGTACGGTAGTTTCGCCACGTCGTCGCCCATCAGCGCGATGTCCGCCGTCTCGAGGGCGGCGTCGGTGCCCGCCGCGCCCATGGCGATACCCACGTCCGCGGTGGCGAGGGCGGGCGCGTCGTTGATGCCGTCGCCGACCATCGCCACCGTCCCGTACTCGGCGCGGAGGGCCTCGACGGCCTCCACCTTCTGCTCGGGGAGGAGTTCGGCGCGGAAGTCGTCGACGCCCACTTCCTCGGCGATGGCGCGGGCGGTCCGCTCGTTGTCGCCGGTGAGCATCGCGACGTGGACGCCCGCTTCGCGCAGGCGTGCGACCGTCTCACGGGCCGCGGGGCGCACGTCGTCTGCGACGGCGATGACCCCCTCCAGTTCCTCGTCCGTCCCGACGAGCACCACCGTCTTGCCCTCCGACTGGAGGCGCGGCACCGTCTCCTCCAGCAGGTCGAGGCAGTCGTTGCGCGCACAGAGGTCGCGGCTGGTCGTCGTCACCTCGCCGCCCTCCATCGCGGCGTGGACGTGCGAGAGGTCGAACCCGAGGTCCTCGAACAGCGCGGGTTTGCCGGCGTAGTGGAGTCGCCCGTCGAGCGTCGCGCGCACCCCCTTCCCGGTGATGCTCTCGAAGTCGTCGACGTCGCGGTCACCGACTGCGGCGTCCTCCGCGTGGTTCACGATGGCCTCGCCGATGGGGTGTTCACTCCGCGTCTCCAGCCCCCGCGCACACCGGAGGACGTCCGCCTCGCTGTGCCCGTTGAGGGCGACGACGTCGGTGACGACGAGTTCGCCCCGCGTCAGCGTCCCCGTCTTGTCGAAGGCGACGGCGTCCACCGCGCCCATCGTCTCGAGGTGCGTGCCGCCCTTGATGAGGACGCCGTTCTTCGCGGCACTGGTGACGCCCGACACCACGGAGACGGGCGTCGAGATGACGAACGCACACGGGCAGGCGAGGACGATCAGGGTGAGACCGCGGACGAACCACGTCTCCCACGGCAGGCCGAAGGCGAGTGGCGGGACGGCGGCGACCAGGAGCGCCGCCGCGACGACTATCGGCGTGTAGTAGCCCGCGAAGCGCTCGACGAACTGTTCGCGGTCGGTCTTCTCGCGCTGGGCGTCCTCGACCATCTCGACGATGCGCGCGATGGTCCGGTCGCCCGCGCTCGCGGTCACCTCGACTTCGAGGTAGCCGCCCTCGTTGACCGTCCCGGCGTACACCTCGTCGCCCTCCGTCTTGTCGACGGGGACGGACTCGCCGGTGATGGGAGACTGGTTGACCGCACTCTCGCCCGCCACGACGACGCCGTCCATGGGGATCTTCTCGCCGGGGCGGACGAGGACGACTTCGCCCACGGCCACGTCGTCGACGGGCACCGTGACTTCCCGCTCGTCGCGCCGGACCGTCGCCTCGTCCGGCGAGAGTTCCATCAGTTCCCGCAGGGAGTTTCGCGCGCGGTCCATCGAGTAGCGTTCGAGCAACTCGGCGACGCTGAACAGGAAGGCGAGCGTCCCGGCCTCGAAGTACAGCGACGCGCCGAAGCCCAGACTCGCGGCCAGTGCTCCGATGATGGCCGCGCCCATCAGCAGGTCGATGTCGAGGTTCAGGTTCCGCAGCGAGTAGTAGCCGTTGCGGACGATGGCCTGCCCGCCGAGGACGACGCCCACGACGAACAGCAGGTCCGCCAGCAGGAACTCGTGGCCGAGGAGCGTCGCCACGAGGGCGTTCAGCGGGGGCAGGAGGAACTCCACGACCAGCCCTGCGCCGACGAACAGCCCGCTCGCCCACGTCTTCGTCGCCCGCGTGGAGCGCCAGACGCTCCCCTGCGCAGGGGCGTGCGAGTGGCCGTGGCCCCCGTCGTCCGCGTCAGCCCCGTCGCTCCCGACTACCTCGTAGCCGGCGCGCTCGACGGCCGAGACGACGCTCGCCCGGTCGCCCGTGTAGGTCACCTCGACGCTCCCGGTCGTCGGGCGCGTCTCGTATCCCGTGACCCCCTCGACGCCGGAGAGGGCGTTCTCGACCTTCCCGGCACAGGAGGCGCAGTCCATGTCGGGCACCTCGAACCGGTCGGTCCGGGCCGCCGTCTCACCCCCCGAGTCGTCCGCGATGTCGTAGCCCGCCTTCCGTACCCGTTCGCGAACCGCCGCCTCGTCGGTCAGGTCGGGGTCGAAGGTGACCGAGAGCGTGCCCGTCGTCGGGCGTGGCGCGACGGCGTGGATGCCCTCCAGCGACCGGACGCTCCGCTCGACCTTCGACGCGCACGACGGGCAGTCCATCGAGGGGACCGAGAGGCGCACCTCGCGGCCCCCCGCTCGACCGCCGTCACGCGTTCGTCCCGTCCCCGAACCATCGCTCATACGTCGAAGCTAGCGCTCCGAGTGTATTAATCCGACTGCTACGAACCCGGTCGTGGATACGACTCCTTAACAAAATTTCTCATCTCGTTTCACAATTCGGAGGGGTGCGAACGAGGGGCGACGGGCGACCCCCTCGCCCTCGCCCTGCGGCGCATCGAACGCGCTATGACGCCCGGATGGGGCCTGTTCGCCCCGCTGATCGTCCCCGACGAGGAGAGCCGCCTGCAGCGCTGGCTGGCGACCCACCCCGACACGGGCGAGCGCGTCGAGCGACTGGTCGAACGCGCCGAACGGGCCGGTCGGGAACGCGGGAGGAGAATCGAGGTTCAGTAGCCCGGCGCTCAGTAGCGAGTCGCCGGAGGGTCGCGGGCCCGACGCTCGAAGAGGAGGACGCCGAGGTAGCCCCCCAGCGCGCCGAGGCCGGCGGTGTAGAGGCCGACCACCACCAGCAGGACGACGCCCAGCGCGCCCAAGCCGACGAGCGCGCCGACGACGCCGCCCTCGGGGACGATGAGGAGGAGCGAGGCGACGAACGTCACGACGGCCACGACGGGGAGCGTCGCGACGAGGCCCGCGAGCGCCCCGACCGTGAGGCCGTCGCGGCGGTGGAGGTAGCCGGCCGCCGCCCCGCCCAGCACGGGTGAGAGCGGGAGCAGCGAGAGGAGGAACATCACCACCGCGCCGACGAGGGCGTGGAGGAGGAGACCGCCGCGCGGTCCCGTGGCTGTTTGCGTGCCGG is drawn from Halomarina litorea and contains these coding sequences:
- a CDS encoding NAD-dependent epimerase/dehydratase family protein translates to MGTAALRGRTVLVTGGAGFIGSHLVEALAADCEVRVVDDLSRGRREYLHPDATFIEGSLCDGDTLARAMGGVDVVFHLAASGAADTPADGPCALDRATLDLFERAREEDARVVVASSTAVYGDPEALPVCEEAPLSPLSAYGAEKCAVDCAARRYYERYGLETVVLRYFNVYGPRQACAEYSSVITTFLEQACAGQPLTVAGDGSQVRDFVHVSDVVAATLLAATTDAVGEAFNVGTGRSTTLLDLARLVCDLTGAPGDLLSVSDGTDDVTASRADISKARDRLGYAPTVGLTAGLTDLVA
- a CDS encoding FG-GAP-like repeat-containing protein; its protein translation is MQPSTQAADATRDADGSLRFRHERIDDNPPSGQLSQCLTTDLTGNGRPDIIVTTLGARPEFSVAGKSIKPRSMPWFNRLYAQLETNVFWYENPGWERHTLASEKNLHLSIGADLYDLDGDGRLDLIAGQSYQANDIYWFRQPEDPRDPWEKHVVSSRFQKYHDLTMGDVDNDGEPELVGLSQEAETVFYYDLPADPTVQPWPDEHCHVIDEGISLEGMWVGDVDGDGLNELVAGPHIYRLRDGEWDREDIASGWDYTRVAVADIDGDDEPEIVLSEGDSPLFGTHLGRVAWFDGPDWKMHLLQDDLYCPHSLQTADFTGDGTLDIYVGEMGHRDNDSPRGFVHVNQGDGTFEQYCISEGIGVHEAKAVDMNDDGRTDIVSKSYGPAHHVDVWYNGSY
- a CDS encoding MFS transporter: MSVPRGATVPGEAGGGDPVAPRGALAIVVAIVFVDLLGFGIVIPILPFYVRSFAVSDVFIGLLAASYSVMQFLSAPYLGRLSDSRGRRPVLVLSLAGNTAAWAVFGLAGELGDSFGLGVGVGTLFAARMLAGAMGGNIATAQAYIADVTPRERRAGALGLIGASFSLGFIFGPALGGLLASDPTVAVASDILPAVVPANRFSLPSFGAAFLSLLALLGALFFLPEPDRTRTSRRTTLVGQFREALADDDLRGLVVAFFLVSVAFSGIQVMFIPFAADVYGYDAAQTALLLTYIGVLGVVNQGVLVGRLARRYDEALLAIVGASVLVVALGSLPFSPNLGSVLPALAGLEGAVVALLGVLALLSFGNSLLTVSLTTLVSKRASAEGQGTAFGVTQGAGSLGRTVGPPAMAALYALAAYWSPFVAGALLVVPIVALLVGGARARGLLDPT
- a CDS encoding DUF7511 domain-containing protein, with amino-acid sequence MSAEHLLVPAGLVQMEDPDDPSLITICESDATGLALASRWLTVSDDCLVDTDEWR
- a CDS encoding heavy metal translocating P-type ATPase, producing MSDGSGTGRTRDGGRAGGREVRLSVPSMDCPSCASKVERSVRSLEGIHAVAPRPTTGTLSVTFDPDLTDEAAVRERVRKAGYDIADDSGGETAARTDRFEVPDMDCASCAGKVENALSGVEGVTGYETRPTTGSVEVTYTGDRASVVSAVERAGYEVVGSDGADADDGGHGHSHAPAQGSVWRSTRATKTWASGLFVGAGLVVEFLLPPLNALVATLLGHEFLLADLLFVVGVVLGGQAIVRNGYYSLRNLNLDIDLLMGAAIIGALAASLGFGASLYFEAGTLAFLFSVAELLERYSMDRARNSLRELMELSPDEATVRRDEREVTVPVDDVAVGEVVLVRPGEKIPMDGVVVAGESAVNQSPITGESVPVDKTEGDEVYAGTVNEGGYLEVEVTASAGDRTIARIVEMVEDAQREKTDREQFVERFAGYYTPIVVAAALLVAAVPPLAFGLPWETWFVRGLTLIVLACPCAFVISTPVSVVSGVTSAAKNGVLIKGGTHLETMGAVDAVAFDKTGTLTRGELVVTDVVALNGHSEADVLRCARGLETRSEHPIGEAIVNHAEDAAVGDRDVDDFESITGKGVRATLDGRLHYAGKPALFEDLGFDLSHVHAAMEGGEVTTTSRDLCARNDCLDLLEETVPRLQSEGKTVVLVGTDEELEGVIAVADDVRPAARETVARLREAGVHVAMLTGDNERTARAIAEEVGVDDFRAELLPEQKVEAVEALRAEYGTVAMVGDGINDAPALATADVGIAMGAAGTDAALETADIALMGDDVAKLPYLYDLSSRANGVIRQNVWVSLGAKAALALAVPFGYVPIWAAVLLGDAGMTLLVTGNAMRLSRVRPTTTDTGTDGVAAGTPTTAD
- a CDS encoding DUF5518 domain-containing protein → MTETTGTQTATGPRGGLLLHALVGAVVMFLLSLLPLSPVLGGAAAGYLHRRDGLTVGALAGLVATLPVVAVVTFVASLLLIVPEGGVVGALVGLGALGVVLLVVVGLYTAGLGALGGYLGVLLFERRARDPPATRY